In Candidatus Devosia phytovorans, the DNA window GCCGGAATTGTCTGCCACGAGCACCAGGGCTTCGGCACCACTCTCGGCGCAGTAGCGGGCCAGTGCCTCGGCCTCGGCGGCGCGTGCCTCTGACCAGAGGTTGAACTTTTGCAGGGCGTTGATGGTGATGATGGTTACGCCATGCGCGGCGGCGAGGCGCTTGACCTCCGCAGCAGGCGTGCCATCGAGTATGGCTTGCCCGCTGATATCATTGCGGATTTCGACGCGCGGAGCATTGATTTTGCTGGCAAGGACAAAGAAATCGGCCAGCGAAAGCTGGGGCGCCGTCATGTGATTGACCGCAAATTCGAGCGACAAAATCGCACCCTCCCGTGAGCGCCAGACTTGTGCCGTGAGGCGGTCTGATTATTTGCTATGTCAAATGAAACACAGGTTCTGCATTCCTGTCAATGCGGAATGTTCATTCCAAAATTGGAGCAGATGTGCCGGAATCCAGGGCAAATCGGCGACCAGATATTCCCCGTTCGAAACAGAAAACGTCTGATACGAATCGCCGGACCCGCAAGACCACAAGGCTCTGGGCGGTTTGGCGCATCTCGGCTCATGCCTGATCACTGCATGCTGGATGCCGTCGAAGAGTCGAAATTGACCAGTTGGGCAAAGTCGGCGAGCTGTGCTCGGATCTAGTCCCGCATCAGGGCCTTGAGCGCGCGGACATTGTCGACACTGGTCGCTTTGCGATTGAGGCTGACAAAGCCCAGTCGCGTCGCGGGGGCGCTGGCCGGCGCGGCGGGAGCCGAGCCGGAGCCGTGCAGGGCCGTGAGCGGTACACGGGCGAGGATGGTAGGCGCGGTCTGTGCATTCACTCCGGAGCCGGCCAGAATGGTGATGCGACCGGCGGCTGCCTGATGCGCCAGCGCCAGATTGTCCACGCCCTCCGCCGCGGTCAGGGCGCCGCCTGAGGTGAGAATGGTGTCGAAGCCAAGTTCCGCGGCCTGTTCGACGGCCTCGGCAAAATCGGGGACGAGGTCAAAGGCGCGGTGCAGTGTGCGCTTGAGGCCGGTGGAGGCCGCGACCAGCACGCGTAACATATCGGTATCCAATCGGCCGTCCGGAAGGCTGGCGCCAAGGACGACGCCTTCAAGGCCTGCGGCGCGAATAGCCGCTATATCGCCGAGCATGGCGTCGAGATCATGGGCGTCGAAGACGAAGTCGCCGGGCCGCGGACGAACCATGGCGCGGGTGGGGACTTTTGCCTTGGCAGCCAGCGCGATGAGACCTGGCGTGGGGGTCAAGCCGCCGAGTTCGAGGGCCGAACAGAGTTCGATACGGTCGGCGCCACCGTCAATGGCCGCGGCAAAGCCTTTGGCGTCGTCGACGCAGATTTCGAGCAGCATCAGGACCAGCCTTCCGAAAAACCGAGATTGGCCGCACCGATGAGGCCCGCGTCGACGGTGAGTTGGGCGGGGACCACCAGCGGCTGGTTCGTCTTGCGCAGGATCTGGCTGCGCACGGCCGTATCGAGCCTTGCGATCAGCGGCGCGCTGTTGCCCAGGCCACCGCCGACCGGGATGATGTCGGGTCCGACGATATTGGCGACCAGCGACAGCGGCTGGGCGACGAGTTCCACGTAGAGATCCACCGTGTGCGCCGCCGCGGCGTCGCCAAAGGTCCAGTTGTCGATGATGGCGGTACTGGCGAGGTCGGCTCCATGCAGGTGTCGGTGCAGTTTTTCGATGCCGCGGGCGCCACCGACCGTATCGAGGCATCCCATGCGGCCACAGCCGCAAGAAAAATGCGGCAGGTCGTAGGGTGGGACGGAAACTTTAGTAGCGGTGATGGTGCCGTGTCCCCATTCGCCCGACCAGCCACCGGCGCCCTGATGCAGCTTGCCGTCGACCACCATGGCGCCACCGACGCCAGTGCCCAGGATCGCGCCGAAGACCACGCGATGGCCCCTGCCCGCTCCGGCATGGGCCTCGGCCAGCACGAAGCAATCGGCGTCATTGGCGACGAGGACAGGGCAGCCGAGATGGTCACTGAGGTCGCCAGCCAGATTGCGGTTATGGATGGAGGGAATATTGGCGACGGTAGCAATGCCGGTGGCCGGATCGACCACGCCGGTGACGGATATGGCGACGGGCGAACCCGCGGGCGCGCCGCCCCGTTCGACCAGCGCGGCAATGGCTTCGGCCAGCGCGGAAAAATCCTGGAGCGGGGTGGGCACGCGGCCGATGGACGTCAGGGTTTCCGGGCCGCTGGCAGTCGCGGCCTTGATGGCGGAGCCGCCGATGTCGAAACAGGTGATCATGAAGATGTTCTAGCTGAAGAAGAGCCGGCCGGGCTCAGCCGAGCGGTATCAAGGGTTCAAATTCATGCCCGCGTCGGTGCCGCACTGTCAATCTGCGCGCTTTTGCGCTTCCCGCATGCCGCTGCGCCGCTTAGCTTGCCGTCGCGACTAGGGGGTATGTGTGTGAGCGAGATGACCATGGCCGGCGGTAGCCGGCGCGAATTCGTGCAGCCGATCATGGCGGGGGCGCTGGCGGCCGTGGTCGGCTATGCCAGCACCTTCACGCTGGTGCTGGCAGCACTGACCGGTGCCGGTGCCTCGCCGCAACAGGCCGGTTCTGGCCTGATGACGGTGTGCATTGCCATCGGCATTCTCAACATCGTGGTGAGTTCGCGCCTCAAGGTGCCGGTGAGCTTTGCCTGGTCGACGCCGGGCGTCGCCTTCCTGCTCACCGTCGGCGAACCCGTGGGCGGTTTTCCAGCCGTGGCCGGTGCCTTCCTCGTGGCTGCGGGGCTGATCGTGCTCACGGGCCTGATCAAGCCGCTGGCCCGCGCCGTCGCCGCGATTCCCGCGCCGATTGCCAATGCCATGCTGGCGGGCATGTTGCTCACGCTCTGTCTCGCGCCGATCACCGCCGTTGCGGAAATGCCGGCGCTGGCACTGCCGATTCTGCTGGCCTGGGTGGTGGGCATGCGCTTTGCCCGGCGCTATGCGGTGCCGATCGCCGTGGTGGTGACGGGCATTATGCTGGCTTTTTCAACCCATCTCCCCGCGCATGCGCTCGATGGCAGCTGGCCGGCCTTTGTGCCGGTGATGCCGGTCTTTACCTGGGACGCCATCATCCGCATCGGCCTGCCGCTCTATGTGGTCACCATGGCCTCGCAGAACCTGCCGGGTCTGGCCGTCATGCAAGCCAATGGTTTTACCCTCCAGCCGGCGCCGCTGTTCGTCTTCACCGGCATAGCCAGCGCAGCCACAGCCTTCTTTGGCGGACACACCGGCAATCTCGCCGCCATCACCGCAGCGATCTGCGCGGGACCGGAGGCGCATCCGGATCGCAACAAGCGCTGGGTGGCGCCGGTTTCGGCGGGCGTGGTCTACCTGCTGATCGCACCGGGCGCGAGCCTCGCCGCCGCCTTCATCGCCGCCTCGCCGCCGTTGCTGATTCAGGCGGTGGCCGGCCTCGCACTGTTGTCGTCTCTCGCCGCTGCGCTGTCGGGTGCGTTGGCAGCAGAGGAGACGCGGCTGCCGGCGGTTTTGACCTTTGTCACCACGGCATCGGGAATCACCATTGTCGGCGTGGGGGCGCCCTTCTGGGGACTGGTGGCCGGCATCGGCATGCTGTTGCTGCTCAGATTCGGCATCAGGGCCGAAAATTGAGCCTGCCACATGGGGTCATCATTGCCGGCGGCAAGGGTGAACGGCTCGGCAGCGTGCGCAAGGCGCAGATTCGCATCGGCGGAATCAGGCTGATCGATCGGGTTGCGGCGGCCTTGAACGGTCTCGAAACCTTGCTGGTGGCCGTGGGGCCGGTGGATGACGGGCGCAACACCCTGCAGCGGGCTGCAACGGTCACCGATCTTGATTCTCCTGTCGGCGGCCCTCTGGCGGGGCTAGCGGCTGCAGTGGACTGGCTGACGCGCAACGGCATTACACAGGGACAGCTGCTGTCCTCGGCCGTCGATACGCCCTTCCTGCCATCCGACTTCAGCATCGTTTTGCGCCACCATATCGGCGATGCGCCGGCAGCCTATGCGGCCTGGGACGATCAATTCTATCCACCCAATGCCCTGTGGCAGCTGTCAGCGCTGCAGGACCTGCCGGGCCGGGTACGGGACGATCGGGCGCCGCCAAGCCTCAAGGCGCTGCTGCGCGACCTGGGTGCCGTCGAGGTCGACTGGCAGACGCGAGCGGCGGAAAATCCCTTCGTCAATCTCAACACATTGGACGACCTCGTCACCCTTGGCAGGCGAATGAAAAAGGCGACGCTGTCACCACTTATTCACAAGCGCGATGATTGAGGGCTTGGCAAAGCAAAATTCATCGGCTAAACGGACCTCGCTTTCGCAAGAAGGCATCGATGTTCCGCGATAGCTCAGTTGGTAGAGCGTTCGACTGTTAATCGAATGGTCGCTGGTTCGAGTCCAGCTCGCGGAGCCATTTCCCTGAAATTGAAACGATTTTTGCGCTACGCCCGTTAGGGCGCGATGGCGTATATTGGCACACCCCTACCCTCGTGAGGATCCGGCATGAGCAACGGCATGGATATCGACGGCGAAAGCCAGATCACCCTTTCACGCACCATCGACGCCAATGTGAGCGACGTGTTTTCGGCCTGGACCGATCCGGCGCTGATCGAGCAGTGGCAGGCCGACGAGGCCGAACTTGATGCCTTCGAGGGCGGCGAATATACCTTCACCACATTCGGCGATGACGAAGATCCGGACGATCATACCGTAAGCGGAGAAATCCTGCAGTTTGTCGAAGACCAGAAGCTGGTGATGAGCTGGGTGCACAAGGATGGAGAAGGCGAGGATGAGGAGGAATTGATTTTCGTCCTCGACGTCAGTTTCCTGGCGCTGGGAAGTGATCAGACCAAGGTGACCATCGTCGAGCGGGGCCTGGCCCATGCCGATGCGCAGACCCGCATCTTTTCGATGGAAGCCTGGAGCGCCGCGCTCGAGCAACTGGCTGAAGTGCTGGAATAATTGAACCATTTCCGGCTTTCAGACGTATGACGTCTGGAGATTGGACTATGGGTACGACGAATATCGTCTGGCTGCGGAACGATTTGCGGATTGCCGACAATCCGGCGCTTCGCGCAGCCAGTGTTGGGGGCAGCGCCGTCGCGGCGCTTTACATCCACGAAACGACACCAGGTGTGCGGCCGCCAGGCGCAGCCGCCCGCTGGTGGCTCAATGCCAGCCTCAACTTGCTGGGCGAGGCGCTGGCCGAGCGCGGTGTCAGTCTCATCGTGCGCTCGGGCGATGCGCTGCAGGTCGTGCCGCATGTGGCCCGGGAGCTGGGCGCCGAAAGTGTCGTCTGGAACCGGCGCTATGGCAAAGCCGAGCGCGAGGCCGATGCGGCGATCAAGGCCGAGTTGCGCGAGCGCGGCTTTTCGGCAGCCTCCTGCCCCGGCAATGTGTTGATAGAGCCCTGGGACATCGCCACCGGCCAGGGCAAGCCCTATTCGGTGTTCACGCCCTTCTGGAAAAATCTGCGCGACATGCCAATCGCCAGCCCGCAGCGGCGGCCAGATGCCCAGGATGCTGTCCGGTTCGCCTGGGTCGACAAGGACTATCATCAGCCCAAGTGGAGCGAGAAGCTGGGCGAGCACTGGACGATCGGTGAGGACGGCGCCGCCAAGGCGCTGGGTGACTTTTTCGACGATCATCTCGACGACTATGCCGAGGGCCGCGATTTCCCGCGCAAGGATGTGACCTCGCGGTTGTCGCCGCATCTACGCTTCGGCGAGATCAGTCCGCGCCAGGTCTGGCATGCGGCGCAACATGTGGCCCATGGCGATCACACAAAACAGGCAGCGGTAGACAAATTCCTGTCCGAACTGGCCTGGCGTGATTTCAACTATCATCAGCTCTATCATCGCGACGATATCGCAACTGTCCCCATGCAGGCCAAATATGCCGCCATGGATTGGCGCCGGTCTGACAAGGACCTGCACGCCTGGCAGCAGGGTCGGACGGGTCTGCCGATCGTCGATGCCGGCATGCGCGAGCTATGGGCGACCGGGTATATGCAGAACCGGGTGCGCATGCTGGTGGCATCGCTACTGGCCAAGAACCTGCTTATCGACTGGCGCAAGGGCGAACAATGGTTCTGGGATTGCCTCGTCGATGGCGACGTGGCGAGCAATCCAGGCAATTGGCAATGGGTGGCGGGCAGCGGCCTCGACGCCTCGCCCTATTTCCGCATCTTCAATCCGGTAACGCAAGGCGGACGCTTTGATGGCACGGGCGACTATGTGCGCCGCTGGGTGCCCGAACTGGCCGACCTGCCGGACAAGTGGATCCATGAGCCAAGCGCCGCGCCCAAGGATGTGCTGGACAAGGCGGGCGTGGTGATCGGCAAGACCTATCCTGCGCCGATCGTCGATTTGAAGGAAAGCCGGGTGCGGGCGCTGGAAGCAGCGGGGCGGCTGTAAGCCCTGCCCATTCATCTTGGGATGGGTCCCGGCTCAAGGCCGGGATGACACCGCGTTTGTTGGCGCCACGTCGCAGACTGGAGCATTAAATTGCGTGGGTCATGAGTTGAAAGCAAAACCATACCACCTGCCCCAGTTAGCCCTTGTTGCCTCTGTACAGCGTACCTAACATAAGTCCTTACAAAAACTCACAGATCGAGCCATGGCCAAGCATCAAGACCTCATCGGCGCAATCGGCAATACGCCGCTGATCCGCCTGAATCGCGTTTCCCAGCTCACGGGCTGCGATATCTGGGGCAAGGCCGAGTTCCTCAATCCGGGCCAGTCGGTGAAGGATCGCGCTGCGCTGTTCATCATCCATGACGCGGTCAAGTCGGGTGCGCTGAAACCAGGTGGCACGATCGTCGAGGGCACGGCTGGCAATACCGGTATCGGCCTTACCCTGGTGGCCAATTCGCTCGGCTTCAAGTCGGTGATCGTCATCCCCGAAACGCAGAGCCAAGAGAAGAAGGATGCGCTGCGTCTTTACGGCGCTGAACTGATCGAGGTGCCGGCCAAGCCCTACAAGAACCCCAACAACTACATCAAGATTTCCGGGCGCCTCGCGGAAAAGCTCAACAGGGAACTGCCCGAAGGCGCGATCTGGGCCAATCAGTTCGACAATGTCTCCAACAGGCGGGCGCATATCGAGACCACCGGTCCCGAGATCTGGCAGCAGACCAAGGGCCGCATTGACGGCTTCATCTGCGCCGTCGGTTCGGGTGGCACGCTGGCGGGCGTGGCCGAAGCGCTGCGCTCGCGCAATCCCGATATCAAGATCGGCCTCGCCGATCCGGAAGGGGCCGCGCTTTACAACTACTATGCCAATGGCGAACTGAAATCGTCGGGCAATTCGATCACCGAAGGCATCGGCCAGGGCCGGATCACGGCCAATCTCGAAGGCCTCACCATCGACAATCCCTATCAGATCCCCGATAGCGAAGCCTTGCCCTATATTTTCGACCTGCTGGAACATGAGGGCCTGTGCCTTGGCGGTTCGAGCGCGATCAACATCGCCGGCGCCGTGCGCATGGCGCGCGACCTCGGGCCGGGCAAGACCATCGTCACCGTGCTTTGCGACTATGGCAACCGCTACGCCAGCAAGATCTTCAACCCTGAATTCCTGCACAAACAGGGCCTGCCGGTCCCCAATTGGATGGAAGAGCGGACGCCGATCGACATTTCAAGCGTGATCGAGGCGGAGCCGGTCTGACCGACCGGCCCCTGGGCTTACGGCGCTGAAAACCCGAGATTGATCGGCAGCTCGTGACGATAGGCGCGGCGGCGTTCAGGCTGGTTTGTCGCTGCCGCCAGCTCGACGGTGAAGTTGCGCGCCCGCAGCAAGCCGCGTCCCTGCAGCAGGAAGCCATAGTGAATCGAGACCGATTCATCAGGCACATCGAGGGTGATGGCGAAATCCGCCCAGTCCCGCGTGCCCTTGAGGTGCACATCCTTCATGTCCAATAGATTGGCGAAGCGAAGGCCGGTGCCGCGCCGATCATCAACGCGGAGCCACATCGTGCCGGCGCCATCGATATGCTCCGAGGACAGTTGGCAGGCAACGCGAACCGCGTTGTTTCGATAGGGTTCTGCATTGATGCTCTGCGACATGGTGCCGAATTGATCCTGCAGGGCATGGTCAGCCAGGGGTGTGCTGACGATGAGGGCACAACCCGTGTTGGCGGGGTCCAGCCCGATGCGGAAGTAGCCGTCCGGCTGAAAACCACCATTCGCCCAGCCTTCGGGCATTTGCAGGGGTAAGGATTGCAGGGCGGTGGCCTCAATCCTTGCACTCAGGATATTTCAGTTGGCAACGCCGAACTGGCGCGCGACCAGTTCAAGGCAGTCACTGTGCGAAAGTTCGATCTGCCGTTCGGCCAGTGACTGCCGCAGCAGCTTGGCCATGAGTTTTGCATCCATGAAGCTATGCATGGTCTGATCCTCTTGATGGGCAAGACTATCAGTCAGCGCTCGCGTTACTGACGGCCTGCCCGTGTCACAGGGTCAAACCAGCAGATAGACGTGCATTCACCGTCCCCGGAGGGTGCGAGCGGCGGGCTGCACGAGCCTTGTGTCAAGCCTAGCGGCGAATGGTCCGATGTCAACTGGCGGGATTGTCCGAAAGGGACGCCCTGATACAGTGAACGTCCCACGAATCCGGCGAGGCACCTTGATAGGCATTGATGATCTGCTGAAGGCGATTATCGCCGATTTCCATATCGTGGCGGCGATCACGCTGGCGATCTATCTGCTCGCCTTTGTCTGCGCGGTACGCGAGGTGATGAATTCTCGCACCTCGCAAGGGTCCATTGCCTGGATCCTGGCGCTGGCGCTGCTGCCCTTCCCCACGGCCTTTCTCTATCTGGTGCTGGGCTGGAAGGCGTTCGATGACTATGCCACCGACCGCATTCGCAATGGCCGCGCGGCCCGTCCCCTGCGGGCCAAGGACCTTGCGCTGATCGACCGCGAAACCAGCCACAAATGGCCGGTGCAGGTGAAGGTGTCGGAAGTGCCCTTCCTCACCGGCAATGAGGTGGAGGTGCTGGTCGATGGCATGGCGACCTTCGACTCGATCTTCGAAGGCATCGCCCGGGCAAAAAAGTATCTGCTAGTGCAGTTCTACATCGTGCGCGACGACGCGCTGGGCAAGGAACTGGCCGAACGGCTGATCGAGCGGGCGAAGGCCGGCGTCGAAGTCTTCCTGCTCTATGACGATATCGGCAGCACGGGCATGCCCAAGCGCTATCGCACGCAGTTGCGCGAGGCCGGGATCAGGGTGGCGGGGTTCAACCAGCGCCACAAATTTCTTCGCTTCTACGGCCCAAGCCGCATCAACTATCGCAATCATCGCAAGATTGTGGTTGTCGACGGCGAGCATGCCTGGGTTGGCGGGCACAATGTGGGCGTCGAATATCTCGGCGAGGATCCCAAATTCGGGCATTGGCGCGATACCCATGTGCGCGTTTCAGGCCCGGCAGCCCTGGGCTGCGCGCTGCTGTTCCGCGAGGACTGGGAATGGGCGACGGGCGACACCCTGCCCTCGACGCCGCCGGAGAGCGTGGCGACGCCGGGTGACCAGTCGGTGCTGGTGATGGGCAGCGGGCCGGCCGACAAGCTGGAAGAATGCGCCATCGCCTTTACCGATATCATCGGGCGGGCGCGCGAGCGCATCTGGATCGTCAGCCCCTATTTCGTGCCGGATACCGATATCCGTACGGCGCTGTTCGCGGCCAAGCTCCGCGGCGTCGATGTGCGCGTGATGCTGCCCGACGAGCCCGACCACAAGATCGTCTGGCTGGCCAGCATCGCCCATGCCGATGCCATGGTGGAACATGGCGTCGCCATTCATCGGTACACCGATGGCTTCCTGCATCAAAAAGTGGTGCTGATGGACGACGAGATCGCCTCCATCGGCAGCGTCAATTTCGACAATCGCAGCTTTGGGCTGAACTTCGAGATCACCCTCTGGTTTGCCGACCAGCAGACGATCAAAGATGTCGAGACCATGCTGGTGGAGGATTTCCGCAAGTGCCGTGTGGTGGATATCGAAGAGGTCAAGACGCGGTCGCTATGGATGCGTTTCCTGACCCAGGCGGCCCGATTGTTCTCGCCAGTGCTGTGACATCAGCTGTCTTGCGGGGACATGGCAAGAAGTCGTCCAGCATGCTGGCGCGCTAGCGGACGGGGGCCGCGTATTGCAGGCCGCCGTTTGACCACAGGCCATTCTGGCCGCGCAGCAGGGCGGCGCCGGTTTCGGGGCCGAAGTTGCGGTCGTAGAGTTCGCCATAATTTCCAATTGCCCGAATGACATCGGCCATGAAATCGGGCGAGAGGCCAAGCGGCGCGCCGAAATTACCCTCGACGCCGAGGATACGACGGACCGCCGGTGTCCGCGCCGCCAGCAGGGAGTCGACATTGACCGCAGTGATCCCCAGCTCCTCGGCATTGACCAGTGTAAACAACGTCCAGCGCACAATATTCAGCCACTGCTGGTCACCCTCGCGGACCACCGGACCCATGACTTCCTTGGAAATCCGCTCCGGCAGAATGCGATGAGCCGAGGGATCCGGCAGCGCCCGACGGATTGCTTGGAGCTGGCGACCGGAGGCCGAAACCACCTGGCAGCGGCCGGCGAGATAGGCGACAGCGAGGTCCGAGACATCCTCATAGGGCACTTCGGTATAGCGGGCCTGGTTGGAGAAAAAGAAGGACTGGATGCGCTCCACTTCTTCGCCGGAATTGACGATGCAGATGCTGATATCATCGAGTTCGAAGGCCGAAACGACGCCCATGCTCTGCGGCACGAGGAAAGCCTGGCCGTCAAAAAACGAGGTGCCAACGTAGGTTGCGCCATAGGTGGTGTCGCGTTGCTCGGTCCAGGGACCGTTGCGTGTGAGGACGTCAACCATGCCGGTCTGCAGCGGCGCGAAGCGCGCTTCACCGCGCAGCGAGCGGAATTCGATCTTGTTGGGATCGCCGAAAACGGCGGCGGCAATGCCGCGGCAGAGATCGACGTCAAAGCCCGACCAGCGGCCGCTGGCATCCTGCTGGGCAAAGCCCGGCAGCGGATTGGTGGCACCGCAGATCAGGAAGCCCCGATCCTGAACCAGCTGCAGCGTCTCGATTTTCTGGGCAGAGGCAGGCACCACCGCGAGCGTCAGCGCGCAGGCGAGGCCTGAAGCCGCTGACAGCAATCGCTTGAAAATTCCGGTCAATGAACGAGGTCCCTTCGTTGCCCGCATATTGGCAGGCCGAGTGCCGGGGTCAAGGCGGGGACCGGCCTGCCGGCCTCAATTCCACGGGACAATGCAAAAGCCCCCTGCCTTGCAGCAAGGGGCCTGGATTGTGCAGCCGAACGCAGAACCTCAGTGAAGGATCTGGCTGAGGAACAGCTTGGTGCGCTCGTGTTGTGGGTTGGAGAAGAAGCTCTCCGGATCGTTCTGCTCGATGATCTGGCCCTGATCCATGAAGATAACCCGATTGGCGACCTGGCGGGCAAAGCCCATTTCGTGGGTCACACAGATCATGGTCATCCCCTCTTCGGCGAGGCTGATCATCACCTCGAGCACTTCCTTGACCATTTCGGGGTCAAGCGCCGAGGTGGGTTCGTCGAACAGCATGATGGAGGGCTTCATGCAGAGCGAGCGGGCGATGGCGACGCGCTGCTGCTGGCCACCCGAAAGCTGGCCGGGGAATTTGTTGGCCTGTTCGGGGATCTTGACGCGTTCCAGATAGTGCATGGCAGTCGCCTCGGCATCGGCCTTGGGAATGCCGCGCACCCAGATCGGCGCCAAAGTCAGGTTCTGCAGGATGGTCAGGTGTGGGAAGAGATTGAAGTGTTGGAACACCATGCCCACCTCGCGGCGGACATCGTCGATGCGCTTCAGATCGGCCGTCAGTTCGGTGCCGTTGACGATAATCTGGCCTTCCTGGTGCTCTTCGAGGCGGTTGATGCAGCGGATCAGCGTCGACTTGCCCGAACCCGAGGGCCCGGCGATGACGATGCGCTCGCCGCGCATCACCTTGAGGTTGATATCGCGCAGCACATGAAAGTCGGAATACCATTTGTGCATGCCGACGACGTCGATGGCCACATCCGTCTGGGAGACCTGCATGTGAGAGGTGTCGATGTTGCGCTCGACGGTGGTTTCGGAAACTTGGCTCATTGACTTACCTCTTGTGCCCGGTGTCCAGGCGCCGCTCCATCCAGAGCGAATAGCGTGACATGGCGAAACAGAAAATCCAGAACATGAAACCGGCGAAGAGATAGCCGGTGATGGCCTGAGTTGGCGATGCCCAGTCGATGTCGGAGCTGGCGGCCTGCACGGTGCCGAGCAGGTCAAAAATGCCGACGATGGAGACCAAGGACGTGTCCTTGAACAGGGCGATGAAGTTGTTCACGAGGCCCGGGATGACGTGTTTCAGCGCCTGGGGCAGGATGATGAAATACATCCGCTTCCAATAGCCGAGACCCAGCGCCGCGGCGGCCTCATATTGGCCGCGTGGCAGGGCCTGGAGACCGCCACGGACCGTTTCGGCGACATAAGCCGAGGTGAAGAGCGTGACACCCACCAGGGCGCGCAGCAGCTTGTCCACCGTCGTGCCGGCGGGCATGAAGAGCGGCAGCATGATCGAGGCCATGAAGAGGACCGAGATCAGCGGCACGGCGCGCCAGAGTTCAATGAACATGACGCAGAGCGTCTTGATGATCGGCATTTTGGACTGGCGCCCGAGGGCGAGCAGGATGCCGATCGGGAAGGAGCAGATAATGCCCACCAGCGAGATGATGAGCGTGACCATCAGGCCACCCCATTCGCCGGTCGGCACATAGCGCAAGCCGAAGACGCCGCCATTGAGCAGATAGAAGCTGACGACCGGGAAGACCAGGAAGAAGAAGACCGCCGTGGTGCGCTTGAAGGGCGCGGAGGGCGTCAGCAGCATGACGATCAATGCCGCCAGCATCACAAAGACGATGTTGGGGCGCCAGTACTGGTCGATCGGGTAGAAGCCGTAGATGAAAAAGTTGAAGCGGGCATAGATATAGGCCCAGCAGGCTCCCGCCCCTTCGGCTCGGCATTCGAGGACCGTGCCGGTCGGACCGACGGCATGGCCGATGATGTAGTTGTAAATGGGCGGAACCGCCCAGAACAGGAACAGCATGCCGATGACGGTGTAAAGCGTATCGGTGGGCGTGGCAAAGAGGTTGCGCTGCAGCCATAGAACGGGCCCGCCGGTGCGGCCCGGGGCCGGCTTGGCGGGGATGAAGTCCTTGCGGACGAAGCCAAGGTCAATGGTCATGGTTCTACCGCTCCACCAGGGCCACGCGGCCGTTGTACCAGTTCATGAATGCCGAGGTCAGCAGTGAGAAGGTCAGATAGACGGCCATGGTCAGCGCGACCACTTCGATTGCCTTGCCGGTCTGGTTGAGCGTCGTGCCCATGAAGACGTTGACGAGTTCGGGATAGCCGATGGCTGCGCCGAGTGACGAGTTCTTGGTCAGGTTGAGATACTGGCTGGTCAGCGGCGGAACGATGACGCGCATGGCCTGGGGAATGATCACCAGACGCAGGCGGTCGCCTTCCTTGA includes these proteins:
- a CDS encoding copper homeostasis protein CutC; amino-acid sequence: MVLMLLEICVDDAKGFAAAIDGGADRIELCSALELGGLTPTPGLIALAAKAKVPTRAMVRPRPGDFVFDAHDLDAMLGDIAAIRAAGLEGVVLGASLPDGRLDTDMLRVLVAASTGLKRTLHRAFDLVPDFAEAVEQAAELGFDTILTSGGALTAAEGVDNLALAHQAAAGRITILAGSGVNAQTAPTILARVPLTALHGSGSAPAAPASAPATRLGFVSLNRKATSVDNVRALKALMRD
- a CDS encoding ROK family protein, whose protein sequence is MITCFDIGGSAIKAATASGPETLTSIGRVPTPLQDFSALAEAIAALVERGGAPAGSPVAISVTGVVDPATGIATVANIPSIHNRNLAGDLSDHLGCPVLVANDADCFVLAEAHAGAGRGHRVVFGAILGTGVGGAMVVDGKLHQGAGGWSGEWGHGTITATKVSVPPYDLPHFSCGCGRMGCLDTVGGARGIEKLHRHLHGADLASTAIIDNWTFGDAAAAHTVDLYVELVAQPLSLVANIVGPDIIPVGGGLGNSAPLIARLDTAVRSQILRKTNQPLVVPAQLTVDAGLIGAANLGFSEGWS
- a CDS encoding benzoate/H(+) symporter BenE family transporter; this encodes MTMAGGSRREFVQPIMAGALAAVVGYASTFTLVLAALTGAGASPQQAGSGLMTVCIAIGILNIVVSSRLKVPVSFAWSTPGVAFLLTVGEPVGGFPAVAGAFLVAAGLIVLTGLIKPLARAVAAIPAPIANAMLAGMLLTLCLAPITAVAEMPALALPILLAWVVGMRFARRYAVPIAVVVTGIMLAFSTHLPAHALDGSWPAFVPVMPVFTWDAIIRIGLPLYVVTMASQNLPGLAVMQANGFTLQPAPLFVFTGIASAATAFFGGHTGNLAAITAAICAGPEAHPDRNKRWVAPVSAGVVYLLIAPGASLAAAFIAASPPLLIQAVAGLALLSSLAAALSGALAAEETRLPAVLTFVTTASGITIVGVGAPFWGLVAGIGMLLLLRFGIRAEN
- a CDS encoding molybdenum cofactor guanylyltransferase — encoded protein: MSLPHGVIIAGGKGERLGSVRKAQIRIGGIRLIDRVAAALNGLETLLVAVGPVDDGRNTLQRAATVTDLDSPVGGPLAGLAAAVDWLTRNGITQGQLLSSAVDTPFLPSDFSIVLRHHIGDAPAAYAAWDDQFYPPNALWQLSALQDLPGRVRDDRAPPSLKALLRDLGAVEVDWQTRAAENPFVNLNTLDDLVTLGRRMKKATLSPLIHKRDD
- a CDS encoding SRPBCC domain-containing protein; translated protein: MSNGMDIDGESQITLSRTIDANVSDVFSAWTDPALIEQWQADEAELDAFEGGEYTFTTFGDDEDPDDHTVSGEILQFVEDQKLVMSWVHKDGEGEDEEELIFVLDVSFLALGSDQTKVTIVERGLAHADAQTRIFSMEAWSAALEQLAEVLE
- a CDS encoding deoxyribodipyrimidine photo-lyase, with product MGTTNIVWLRNDLRIADNPALRAASVGGSAVAALYIHETTPGVRPPGAAARWWLNASLNLLGEALAERGVSLIVRSGDALQVVPHVARELGAESVVWNRRYGKAEREADAAIKAELRERGFSAASCPGNVLIEPWDIATGQGKPYSVFTPFWKNLRDMPIASPQRRPDAQDAVRFAWVDKDYHQPKWSEKLGEHWTIGEDGAAKALGDFFDDHLDDYAEGRDFPRKDVTSRLSPHLRFGEISPRQVWHAAQHVAHGDHTKQAAVDKFLSELAWRDFNYHQLYHRDDIATVPMQAKYAAMDWRRSDKDLHAWQQGRTGLPIVDAGMRELWATGYMQNRVRMLVASLLAKNLLIDWRKGEQWFWDCLVDGDVASNPGNWQWVAGSGLDASPYFRIFNPVTQGGRFDGTGDYVRRWVPELADLPDKWIHEPSAAPKDVLDKAGVVIGKTYPAPIVDLKESRVRALEAAGRL
- a CDS encoding cysteine synthase A codes for the protein MAKHQDLIGAIGNTPLIRLNRVSQLTGCDIWGKAEFLNPGQSVKDRAALFIIHDAVKSGALKPGGTIVEGTAGNTGIGLTLVANSLGFKSVIVIPETQSQEKKDALRLYGAELIEVPAKPYKNPNNYIKISGRLAEKLNRELPEGAIWANQFDNVSNRRAHIETTGPEIWQQTKGRIDGFICAVGSGGTLAGVAEALRSRNPDIKIGLADPEGAALYNYYANGELKSSGNSITEGIGQGRITANLEGLTIDNPYQIPDSEALPYIFDLLEHEGLCLGGSSAINIAGAVRMARDLGPGKTIVTVLCDYGNRYASKIFNPEFLHKQGLPVPNWMEERTPIDISSVIEAEPV